A genomic window from Oceanobacillus timonensis includes:
- a CDS encoding ABC transporter ATP-binding protein, with product MLELQNIGKQFDQKVVLENIDLTIHNGEIVSLLGPSGSGKTTLLNIILGLTKMDQGKVVFNNNDLSNVAMKNRGFNIVFQDYALFPHLNAYENIVYGLRNKKDTATDTEVKEYIDFLELTPHLKKKIGELSGGQKQRVALARTLVTKPDVLLLDEPLSALDGVIKESIKERIKSIAKEFNLTTIIVTHDPEEALTISDKILIINQGNISQFGTPFEIMNQPKNDFVKNFILRQLHIKRQNIYNLFGEKYA from the coding sequence ATGTTGGAATTACAAAACATTGGTAAACAATTCGACCAGAAAGTTGTACTAGAAAATATTGATCTTACTATTCATAACGGTGAAATCGTATCATTGCTAGGTCCAAGTGGAAGTGGAAAGACAACCTTATTAAATATTATCTTGGGGCTGACCAAGATGGACCAGGGGAAAGTTGTTTTTAATAACAATGATTTAAGTAATGTAGCGATGAAAAATCGCGGGTTTAATATTGTGTTTCAAGACTATGCGTTATTTCCGCATTTAAATGCTTATGAAAACATTGTATATGGCTTACGTAATAAAAAAGATACAGCCACGGATACGGAGGTTAAGGAATATATTGATTTTTTAGAACTGACACCGCATTTGAAAAAGAAAATTGGCGAGTTATCCGGCGGGCAGAAGCAGCGGGTTGCTTTAGCCCGAACCCTTGTTACGAAGCCGGATGTATTACTTTTAGACGAGCCGCTAAGTGCATTAGACGGGGTGATTAAGGAATCGATTAAAGAAAGAATCAAGTCAATCGCCAAGGAATTTAATCTGACGACTATCATTGTGACGCATGACCCGGAAGAAGCTTTAACAATATCAGACAAGATCTTGATTATTAATCAGGGAAATATCTCGCAATTTGGAACGCCGTTTGAAATTATGAATCAGCCGAAGAATGATTTTGTGAAGAATTTTATTTTAAGGCAGCTTCATATAAAAAGGCAAAATATCTACAACCTGTTTGGTGAAAAGTATGCATAA
- a CDS encoding ABC transporter permease subunit: MHNARPEMRMIFIIILLLFVTFLLAPLAILFFRSFVTEEGIGFSNYAASLSNSAFISAIGNSIKVSGATAVITTTLAFVLAYAVNCTRIYRPIKGAVKIGILIPMLIPTITYGFAIMYTFGNQGLLTNLFGRNLFEIYGFNGLLIGYVIYTLPAAFLLIHNAFHYVDKKFIIVSKLMGDGTFRSFMNTVFRPLLGALGGAFVLSFILSFTDFGIPASLGGTYDVVAMQLYQAMLGSIPDFSQGAVIAVWMLFPAVLGVILLNYLERFNFHYDKLSETELTSNKARDTLFGMLSVVSLLLMLSIFVVMFIAPFVTAFPYDLRFTWDHIIGVFQSNDLVMVYRNSLLVAVLTAGLGTIIAYGAALLNARTSLKGKQTIDVFSMITNTVPGMVLGLSYLLLFNDSSLKGTFLIIVLCNIMHYFTTPYLMAKNALTKMNPGWETSGELLGDNWMKTIYRIILPNSVSTVLEMFSYYFINAMVTISGIIFLVSAQTNVVASEINELQHFAQFNEIFVLSMLIFLTNLVVRGISEVFQKKTSNE; encoded by the coding sequence ATGCATAACGCAAGACCGGAGATGCGAATGATTTTTATCATTATTTTATTGTTATTCGTTACTTTTCTGCTGGCTCCCTTAGCTATATTATTTTTTCGCTCTTTTGTAACAGAGGAAGGAATCGGGTTTTCCAATTACGCTGCTTCTTTATCAAATAGCGCATTCATCAGTGCAATAGGCAACAGCATCAAAGTCTCAGGCGCTACCGCTGTGATCACGACGACATTGGCATTTGTCTTGGCTTATGCGGTGAACTGCACGAGAATTTATCGGCCTATCAAAGGGGCAGTGAAAATCGGAATCCTTATTCCGATGCTGATTCCTACGATTACGTACGGGTTTGCGATTATGTATACCTTTGGAAATCAGGGCTTATTGACAAATTTGTTTGGCAGGAATTTGTTTGAAATCTATGGATTTAACGGATTGCTGATTGGATATGTCATCTATACGCTGCCGGCAGCTTTTCTCTTAATCCATAATGCTTTTCATTATGTGGATAAGAAATTTATCATCGTATCCAAGCTGATGGGCGATGGAACATTCAGAAGCTTTATGAACACGGTTTTTCGTCCGCTGCTGGGTGCTTTGGGCGGAGCGTTTGTTTTATCTTTTATTCTCAGCTTCACAGATTTTGGAATACCGGCTTCTTTGGGCGGAACGTATGATGTGGTTGCGATGCAGCTTTATCAAGCCATGCTGGGTTCGATTCCAGACTTTAGCCAAGGAGCTGTGATTGCTGTTTGGATGCTTTTCCCGGCGGTGCTTGGCGTCATTCTGTTAAATTATCTGGAAAGATTCAATTTTCATTATGATAAGCTCAGTGAAACAGAATTAACATCGAATAAAGCTCGGGACACTCTCTTCGGCATGTTATCTGTTGTTTCGTTACTGTTGATGCTTTCCATATTTGTGGTCATGTTTATTGCGCCATTCGTGACAGCTTTTCCATATGATTTACGCTTTACATGGGATCATATCATAGGTGTGTTTCAGTCGAATGATCTGGTTATGGTATATAGAAATTCACTTCTTGTTGCGGTTTTAACTGCAGGATTGGGAACGATTATTGCGTACGGGGCAGCACTTCTTAATGCACGTACATCGTTAAAAGGAAAGCAAACGATAGATGTGTTTTCGATGATTACCAACACAGTACCAGGTATGGTTTTAGGATTATCTTATTTATTGCTTTTTAATGACAGTAGTTTAAAAGGAACCTTCCTCATTATTGTGTTGTGTAATATCATGCATTATTTTACAACCCCGTATTTGATGGCGAAGAATGCATTAACAAAGATGAACCCGGGCTGGGAAACATCCGGGGAATTGTTGGGAGATAACTGGATGAAAACAATATACCGCATTATCCTTCCAAACTCTGTATCTACTGTTTTAGAGATGTTCAGCTACTATTTTATCAATGCGATGGTAACCATCAGCGGTATTATTTTTCTGGTATCTGCGCAGACGAATGTAGTGGCAAGTGAAATTAATGAATTGCAGCACTTTGCCCAGTTCAATGAAATTTTTGTTCTTTCTATGCTTATTTTCTTAACTAACTTAGTCGTCAGAGGCATATCTGAAGTTTTTCAAAAAAAGACAAGCAATGAATAA
- a CDS encoding extracellular solute-binding protein has protein sequence MLKTMKKSMAGAGIGLAFILAGCGAQSSDDVVIYTNADEEATAAMETSLDAAGYEGEYILQSQGTSELGGKLLAEGDQIEADVVTMSSYFLDSAQEQNDMFADLTFETDALEEHPDFYTPILGNTGAIFVNTEVLKQHGLEAPESIADLAKPEYEGLVSIPNIDDSSTGWLMVQAIIDEYGEAEGKAILEDVIANVGPHMESSGSGPISKVQAGEVAAGFGLRHQAVAAKDSGAPIDFVDPTEGNFSLTEAVGVVNKEENDEKSQKAMEMAEVISTDAREELLTYYPVALYEGETVDDAHEPAYAKTFDQPLSVELLEKHQEFFNSAK, from the coding sequence ATGTTAAAAACGATGAAAAAATCCATGGCAGGAGCAGGAATCGGTTTAGCGTTTATTTTAGCGGGGTGTGGTGCCCAGAGCAGTGATGATGTGGTTATTTATACCAATGCAGATGAAGAAGCAACTGCAGCAATGGAAACATCCCTGGATGCTGCAGGCTATGAAGGAGAATATATTTTGCAATCGCAAGGAACATCTGAATTAGGAGGCAAACTGCTGGCGGAAGGAGATCAGATTGAAGCAGATGTGGTAACGATGAGTTCCTATTTTCTGGACAGTGCCCAGGAACAAAATGACATGTTTGCAGACTTAACTTTTGAAACAGATGCATTAGAAGAGCATCCCGATTTTTATACCCCTATTTTAGGTAATACAGGCGCTATTTTTGTAAACACGGAAGTACTGAAACAACATGGCTTAGAAGCTCCGGAAAGCATTGCAGATTTAGCAAAGCCGGAATACGAAGGACTTGTATCGATACCAAACATTGATGATTCCTCGACAGGGTGGTTGATGGTACAGGCGATAATCGATGAATACGGGGAAGCGGAAGGGAAAGCTATTCTCGAAGACGTAATAGCAAATGTCGGGCCACATATGGAAAGTTCCGGCTCGGGTCCAATCAGCAAGGTGCAGGCAGGTGAAGTTGCTGCAGGATTCGGGCTCAGACATCAAGCGGTAGCGGCGAAAGATTCTGGAGCACCAATTGACTTTGTAGATCCAACAGAAGGCAATTTTTCACTGACAGAAGCTGTCGGAGTGGTGAACAAAGAGGAGAATGATGAAAAATCACAGAAAGCAATGGAAATGGCAGAGGTTATCTCTACGGATGCCAGAGAAGAACTGTTAACGTATTATCCAGTAGCACTTTATGAAGGAGAAACTGTAGATGACGCACATGAACCGGCATATGCGAAAACATTTGATCAGCCGTTAAGTGTGGAGTTGTTGGAAAAGCATCAGGAATTTTTCAACTCTGCGAAATAG
- the phnW gene encoding 2-aminoethylphosphonate--pyruvate transaminase → MEQYKLLTPGPLTTTDTVKEKMLLDRCTWDQDYKETTQKIRTQLLQLAKVSEDDYTAVLMQGSGTFTVESVMTTAMNKKDKALIITNGTYGERIVKIADYIGLHYKHYQVAYNAYPDEWELKSILENDRTITHLVMVHCETTTGIWNPLEMISRLGKAYGKTIIVDAMSSFGGIEMDVGKLGIDFLISSANKCIQGVPGFGFVIAKQDKLQACEGNAGSLSLDLYDQWKVMHKDGKWRYTSPTHAVAAFSKAVDELIAEGGIQERFHRYQRNNQLLRKKMEQLGFQAYIPEERQSPIITTFLFPNDIFVFEDFYYYVKERGFVLYPGKLTELNTFRIGNIGEVYEADIERLCNVIQEYMGVVVK, encoded by the coding sequence TTGGAACAATATAAACTATTAACCCCCGGCCCATTAACAACAACGGATACTGTGAAAGAAAAGATGCTTTTGGACCGTTGTACATGGGATCAGGACTACAAAGAGACCACCCAGAAAATTCGTACACAGCTGCTTCAGCTTGCAAAGGTGTCCGAAGATGATTATACGGCTGTTTTGATGCAGGGAAGCGGGACATTCACGGTGGAATCTGTGATGACAACAGCAATGAATAAAAAGGATAAAGCACTTATTATTACGAACGGTACGTATGGAGAGCGCATCGTAAAAATAGCTGATTATATCGGCTTACATTATAAACATTATCAAGTTGCCTACAATGCTTATCCGGATGAATGGGAATTAAAGTCTATTTTAGAGAATGACCGTACGATTACGCATCTGGTAATGGTGCATTGTGAAACAACAACAGGAATATGGAATCCGCTGGAAATGATTTCGAGACTCGGAAAGGCGTATGGCAAAACAATTATTGTGGATGCGATGAGCAGTTTTGGCGGAATAGAAATGGATGTTGGTAAACTGGGGATAGATTTCTTAATTAGCAGTGCCAATAAATGTATTCAAGGTGTGCCCGGATTCGGTTTTGTAATTGCGAAACAAGACAAATTACAGGCGTGTGAAGGGAATGCAGGCAGTTTATCTTTAGATTTATACGATCAGTGGAAGGTAATGCATAAGGATGGAAAATGGCGTTACACCTCCCCGACGCATGCAGTGGCAGCATTTTCGAAAGCGGTAGATGAGTTAATTGCAGAAGGGGGTATCCAGGAAAGATTCCATCGTTATCAGCGTAATAACCAACTGTTGCGAAAGAAGATGGAACAGCTTGGTTTCCAAGCGTATATACCAGAGGAAAGACAGTCGCCTATTATTACGACATTTCTATTTCCGAATGATATCTTTGTATTTGAAGATTTTTATTATTACGTGAAGGAAAGAGGTTTTGTGCTTTATCCTGGGAAACTGACAGAGCTAAATACATTCCGGATTGGTAATATTGGAGAAGTGTATGAAGCAGATATAGAAAGATTATGCAACGTCATTCAAGAATATATGGGAGTGGTGGTCAAATGA
- the phnX gene encoding phosphonoacetaldehyde hydrolase, which yields MKKIEGIILDWAGTTVDFGSFAPVHAFVTVFKNAGIEVTIDEAREPMGLTKIDHVRTMLSMPRISALWKERYGQEFTEYDVERLYAGFESALLETLVIYTDPKPEVLETIEKVREQNLKIGSTSGYTQKMMDIVAPEAAKKGYQPDFYITADGTSGMGRPYPYMVYHNMEALKLSAARHVVKVGDTIPDIEEALHAGVWSVAVVIGSSEMGLSEAEFYALSDVEQEEWIKRVEKTFIKHGADFTIRTFGELPGVLEEIDRGI from the coding sequence ATGAAAAAAATTGAAGGCATTATCTTAGATTGGGCAGGAACAACAGTGGATTTTGGCAGCTTTGCCCCTGTACATGCATTTGTAACTGTTTTTAAAAATGCTGGTATAGAGGTAACGATTGATGAAGCAAGAGAGCCAATGGGATTGACAAAGATAGATCATGTACGGACGATGCTGTCGATGCCGCGGATTTCTGCGTTGTGGAAAGAGAGGTATGGACAGGAGTTCACAGAATATGATGTAGAGCGTTTATATGCCGGATTTGAGTCTGCGCTGCTGGAAACTTTAGTAATCTACACAGATCCCAAGCCAGAGGTCTTGGAAACAATCGAAAAGGTAAGAGAACAAAACTTAAAAATTGGTTCCACCTCCGGGTATACACAAAAAATGATGGATATTGTTGCTCCGGAAGCAGCGAAAAAAGGGTATCAGCCGGATTTTTATATCACAGCCGATGGAACAAGCGGCATGGGAAGACCGTATCCATATATGGTTTATCATAATATGGAAGCCTTGAAATTATCTGCAGCACGGCATGTAGTTAAGGTAGGAGATACAATTCCGGATATAGAAGAAGCATTACATGCAGGCGTTTGGTCGGTTGCTGTTGTGATTGGAAGCTCGGAAATGGGCTTGAGTGAAGCGGAATTTTACGCATTGTCGGATGTGGAGCAAGAAGAATGGATTAAACGGGTGGAGAAGACTTTTATAAAGCACGGAGCTGATTTTACGATTCGGACTTTTGGGGAGCTGCCGGGGGTTTTGGAGGAGATTGATCGGGGGATTTAG
- the rhuM gene encoding RhuM family protein, which produces MILAIGYRVRSHRGTQFRQWATERLNEYLVKGFTMDDERLKDMRNLGEDYFDELLEKAI; this is translated from the coding sequence ATGATCCTCGCCATTGGCTATCGTGTTCGCTCCCACCGCGGCACCCAGTTTCGTCAGTGGGCTACGGAACGTTTGAATGAATACCTTGTTAAAGGATTTACCATGGATGATGAACGTCTCAAAGATATGCGGAATTTAGGAGAAGATTATTTTGATGAGCTGCTTGAAAAAGCAATTTAG
- a CDS encoding tartrate dehydrogenase translates to MKECKIALIPGDGIGPEVVAEGVKVLQTIEKLDDTLSFQFQRFPWGCEYYLEHQKMMADDGIDQLKDFDAIYLGAVGYPGVPDHISLWDLLLKIRKGFDQYVNLRPVRLLNEALTPIKNKSEKDIDFLVIRENSEGEYAGAGDWLFKGKKEEVVLQTGVFSRKGTERIIRYAFEEARKQKKSLTSISKANALNYSMVFWDEVFEEVGKEYPDVKTESYLVDAASMFFVMQPERFEIVVTSNLFGDILTDIGAAITGGMGLATGANVNPEKEYPSMFEPVHGSAPDIAGQGKANPLAAIWSVAQMLEHFGEEKWGNVVVGTIKELMNENKVLTPDLGGKHSTSEVGDYFVEKMVRALDNK, encoded by the coding sequence ATGAAAGAATGCAAAATTGCACTTATACCAGGAGACGGAATTGGTCCGGAAGTTGTTGCAGAAGGCGTGAAAGTATTACAAACAATCGAGAAACTGGATGACACGCTTTCCTTTCAGTTTCAACGCTTTCCATGGGGCTGTGAGTATTACTTAGAACATCAAAAAATGATGGCGGATGACGGGATAGATCAATTGAAAGATTTTGATGCAATTTATCTTGGGGCAGTGGGCTACCCCGGAGTGCCAGATCATATTTCACTCTGGGATTTATTATTGAAAATTCGCAAGGGCTTTGACCAATATGTGAATCTGCGCCCGGTACGGTTATTAAATGAAGCGTTGACGCCGATTAAAAACAAATCCGAAAAAGACATTGATTTCCTTGTTATCCGGGAAAATAGTGAAGGAGAATATGCCGGAGCGGGGGATTGGTTGTTTAAAGGGAAAAAAGAAGAAGTGGTTTTACAAACCGGCGTTTTTTCCCGGAAAGGGACGGAGCGAATTATCCGATATGCTTTTGAAGAAGCGCGGAAACAAAAGAAATCGCTGACAAGCATCAGTAAAGCAAATGCATTGAATTATTCGATGGTTTTCTGGGACGAGGTATTTGAAGAAGTAGGGAAAGAATACCCGGATGTCAAAACGGAATCTTATTTAGTAGACGCGGCCAGCATGTTCTTTGTTATGCAGCCGGAACGATTTGAAATCGTAGTAACTTCCAACCTGTTTGGAGATATTTTGACAGATATCGGCGCTGCGATTACAGGCGGAATGGGGCTTGCGACAGGGGCAAATGTGAATCCAGAAAAGGAATATCCGTCTATGTTTGAACCAGTTCATGGTTCGGCACCTGATATTGCCGGTCAGGGGAAAGCGAATCCGCTGGCAGCGATATGGTCTGTTGCACAAATGCTGGAGCATTTTGGAGAAGAGAAATGGGGAAATGTCGTTGTTGGTACCATCAAAGAGTTAATGAATGAAAATAAAGTACTTACGCCGGATTTAGGAGGAAAACATAGTACTTCTGAGGTTGGGGATTATTTTGTAGAGAAGATGGTCAGAGCGCTGGATAACAAATAA
- a CDS encoding SDR family NAD(P)-dependent oxidoreductase: MGRLDGKVAIITGAAGGQGAMEAKLFAKESAKVVITDVNDEALEKVAGEVKAAGGQALALKHNVTSAEDWQTVVDSAMKEFGKIDILVNNAGVTGQIRQNIEEMDISNWDKIMDINAKGAFLGTKAVIPEMKKSERGSIVNISSLSGIYGIGNPAYNSSKGAVRQLTKNVALDYAGSGIRVNSVHPGTIETSMVEAFVGEGNKEGREAALQGIPLNTLGQSEDVAYGVLYLASDESKFVTGIELIIDGGSILQ, translated from the coding sequence ATGGGCAGGTTAGATGGAAAAGTAGCAATTATTACTGGTGCAGCAGGTGGACAGGGGGCAATGGAAGCAAAATTATTTGCGAAAGAAAGCGCTAAAGTAGTTATAACAGATGTAAATGATGAAGCTTTAGAAAAGGTTGCAGGAGAAGTAAAAGCTGCAGGCGGTCAAGCTTTAGCTTTAAAGCATAATGTCACCTCGGCAGAAGATTGGCAAACGGTTGTAGATAGCGCGATGAAGGAATTTGGAAAAATTGATATCTTAGTTAATAATGCAGGTGTTACTGGACAAATCAGACAAAATATAGAGGAGATGGATATTTCTAATTGGGATAAGATTATGGATATTAATGCAAAAGGTGCATTTTTAGGAACGAAAGCGGTTATTCCAGAAATGAAAAAGTCAGAAAGAGGAAGTATCGTCAATATTTCTTCGCTTTCAGGAATCTATGGCATTGGGAATCCGGCATATAACTCTTCGAAGGGTGCTGTCAGACAGTTGACCAAAAATGTGGCATTAGATTATGCGGGTTCAGGTATACGTGTGAACTCCGTACATCCGGGAACGATTGAAACATCTATGGTAGAGGCATTTGTAGGTGAAGGAAATAAAGAGGGAAGAGAAGCGGCATTACAAGGTATTCCGTTGAATACGCTTGGGCAATCTGAAGATGTTGCTTATGGTGTACTTTATCTAGCTTCGGACGAATCAAAATTTGTAACAGGGATTGAATTGATTATTGATGGCGGGTCTATTTTGCAGTAG
- the pdxA gene encoding 4-hydroxythreonine-4-phosphate dehydrogenase PdxA, protein MNKKPIIGITMGDPAGVGPEIIVKSLQEQEIYQNAHPIVIGDAKILQRAAKDLNTTISIAPKTLGDDLTQTTYGEVACVDLDLVPEDLAVGEVSPAAGDAAFQYLEAAIQLANENKIQAICTAPLNKEALQKGGHMYPGHTEILADLTNTEDFSMMLSSPKLKVIHVTTHIGLLDAIQTIKPDRVFNVIKLADKTLKDSGIEQPKIGVCGINPHAGENGLFGYGEEEEKIIPAIQSAKEQGINVEGPLPADTLFFRAQRGDFDIVVAMYHDQGHGPIKVLGLEAGVNITVGLPIIRTSVDHGTAFDIAGKGIVDEGSMLEALRQAIELAPK, encoded by the coding sequence ATGAATAAGAAACCGATTATAGGTATAACCATGGGTGACCCGGCAGGTGTCGGTCCAGAGATTATCGTTAAAAGCTTACAGGAACAAGAGATTTATCAGAATGCCCATCCAATTGTTATTGGTGACGCGAAAATATTACAGCGCGCTGCAAAAGATTTGAATACGACAATATCCATCGCACCGAAGACACTGGGAGATGATTTAACACAAACGACATACGGTGAAGTTGCCTGTGTGGATTTAGATCTTGTTCCGGAAGATTTAGCTGTGGGAGAAGTATCTCCAGCCGCTGGTGATGCAGCTTTCCAATATTTAGAAGCAGCTATTCAATTAGCAAATGAAAATAAAATACAAGCGATTTGTACCGCTCCATTAAATAAAGAAGCTCTACAAAAAGGCGGTCATATGTATCCGGGACATACAGAAATTCTTGCTGATTTAACAAACACGGAAGACTTTTCTATGATGCTATCTTCACCAAAATTAAAAGTCATTCACGTTACAACGCATATTGGCCTATTGGATGCCATCCAAACGATTAAACCAGATCGTGTGTTTAATGTAATCAAATTAGCAGATAAAACATTAAAAGATTCAGGAATAGAACAGCCAAAAATCGGTGTTTGCGGAATCAATCCGCATGCAGGTGAAAATGGTCTGTTTGGCTATGGGGAAGAAGAAGAAAAAATTATTCCAGCAATTCAATCGGCCAAAGAACAAGGCATTAATGTAGAAGGCCCTCTACCGGCAGATACGTTATTTTTCCGGGCTCAACGCGGAGATTTTGATATTGTCGTTGCGATGTATCATGATCAAGGACATGGACCAATCAAGGTACTTGGATTGGAAGCCGGTGTAAATATAACAGTTGGCCTGCCAATTATCCGCACCAGCGTTGATCATGGAACTGCTTTTGACATAGCAGGTAAAGGAATAGTGGATGAAGGAAGCATGTTGGAAGCATTAAGACAGGCAATCGAACTAGCACCAAAGTAA
- a CDS encoding four-carbon acid sugar kinase family protein, whose amino-acid sequence MKQIAIIADDLTGANDSGIQLTEKGINTSVLFEIPEQTNLLSEGIVIDTNSRALSNEQAVSATRKSTNFIKRLHYNHVYKKMDSTLRGHIGQELKAMGNILDPDFLVIAPAFPGMGRTTKQGYHYVHGQLIAETEIAKDPTHPVTDSYLPALIEQQTGEKVGLLTQEDLQCHDDSFQNKLAAWKAEEIRMVCCDAETEQDLKTLAQKFSKVTNQIIWAGSAGLAEVLPQVLEIEKKKQPTSYSGSSAAMTVCGSLSEKTQTQIHYTLQQKDVEGVELNPLQMFEDQWEIKKSEYIQTCIEIVNRQKDVVLYVPSNENVRREVKELATEKGFSNNEIGETISDRMAELVVDVKDQLPRLDRFVLTGGDTAKSITQRMGAIGMHLIKQLEPGIPLVSLIGKDKSLVVTKAGAFGKESSIYHAMLELKGEKVYE is encoded by the coding sequence GTGAAACAAATCGCTATAATTGCAGATGATTTAACTGGAGCAAATGATAGCGGCATTCAATTAACAGAAAAAGGAATTAATACTTCTGTTCTATTTGAAATTCCAGAACAAACAAATCTTCTTAGTGAAGGTATCGTGATAGATACAAATTCAAGGGCTTTATCAAATGAACAAGCGGTCTCCGCTACAAGAAAATCAACGAATTTTATCAAAAGACTTCATTATAATCATGTATATAAAAAAATGGACTCTACCCTAAGAGGCCATATTGGGCAAGAACTAAAAGCAATGGGCAATATACTGGATCCGGACTTTCTCGTTATCGCCCCTGCTTTTCCCGGCATGGGGCGAACAACAAAACAAGGTTATCACTATGTTCATGGCCAGTTAATTGCAGAAACAGAAATTGCAAAAGATCCAACGCATCCTGTAACGGATTCCTATCTGCCAGCTTTAATCGAGCAGCAAACAGGAGAAAAAGTCGGACTGCTCACACAAGAAGATTTGCAATGTCATGATGATTCTTTCCAGAATAAACTTGCCGCGTGGAAAGCAGAAGAAATTAGAATGGTTTGTTGTGATGCAGAAACAGAGCAAGATTTAAAAACACTTGCGCAAAAGTTTTCAAAAGTAACGAATCAGATTATCTGGGCAGGTTCTGCAGGATTAGCAGAAGTTCTTCCACAAGTTTTGGAGATTGAAAAGAAAAAACAGCCTACCTCCTATAGTGGTTCCAGCGCAGCCATGACCGTGTGCGGCAGTTTATCCGAAAAAACGCAGACACAAATTCATTATACGCTCCAACAAAAAGATGTAGAAGGTGTCGAGTTAAATCCATTGCAAATGTTCGAGGATCAATGGGAAATAAAAAAAAGCGAGTATATACAGACATGTATAGAAATCGTTAATCGTCAAAAAGATGTTGTACTCTATGTTCCATCAAACGAAAATGTTCGTAGAGAGGTAAAGGAATTGGCGACGGAAAAAGGATTCTCCAATAATGAAATAGGAGAAACCATCTCTGATAGAATGGCAGAATTAGTCGTAGACGTGAAAGACCAACTTCCAAGACTAGATCGTTTTGTCTTAACTGGCGGGGACACAGCAAAGTCCATCACACAAAGGATGGGAGCAATTGGAATGCATCTTATCAAGCAGCTCGAACCCGGAATTCCATTAGTATCCCTGATTGGCAAAGACAAAAGTCTGGTAGTGACAAAAGCTGGAGCATTCGGAAAAGAAAGTTCTATCTACCACGCTATGTTGGAATTGAAAGGAGAGAAAGTTTATGAATAA
- a CDS encoding 2-keto-3-deoxygluconate permease — MKIKATVEKIPGGMMVVPLLIAATLNTFAPDLLRIGNFTQALFVDGSSTLIALFLLFTGAQINVKNVGVSLGKGATLLATKWVVGAIVGLLAFWMMGDNGLWLGLAPIAIIAAMTNSNGGLYVALVGQYGDKTDRAAYSLLALNDGPFLTMVALSIFGVMGFVEGMFSVVSFLSVLLPILVGMILGNLDEELREFFQSGSSVLIPFFAFALGMGIDFSSIIEGGLGGVILGLLTVFVSGTAGYFIFKAMKWNPIAGAAEGSTAGNAVATPTAIASASPAFAANVELATVQVAAAVVTTAILLPFYVGFLVKRLEKKGIKVPDHYIKANQK, encoded by the coding sequence ATGAAGATAAAAGCAACAGTTGAAAAGATTCCTGGGGGCATGATGGTTGTACCGTTGCTGATTGCTGCAACTTTAAATACATTTGCACCGGATTTATTAAGAATTGGCAACTTTACACAGGCATTGTTTGTAGACGGTTCCAGTACGTTGATTGCGCTATTCTTGCTATTTACCGGGGCACAAATTAATGTTAAAAATGTCGGAGTAAGCCTGGGTAAAGGGGCAACTTTATTAGCCACAAAATGGGTAGTAGGTGCTATTGTCGGATTACTGGCATTCTGGATGATGGGAGATAATGGACTGTGGCTTGGTTTAGCCCCAATTGCGATTATTGCTGCGATGACGAATAGTAATGGCGGGCTCTATGTTGCACTGGTAGGGCAGTACGGAGATAAAACAGATCGTGCAGCTTATTCTTTATTAGCTTTAAACGATGGTCCATTTTTAACAATGGTAGCGTTGTCGATATTTGGTGTCATGGGCTTTGTTGAAGGAATGTTCTCGGTTGTTTCCTTCTTATCTGTCTTGCTGCCGATTCTAGTTGGTATGATTTTAGGAAACTTGGATGAAGAGTTGAGAGAATTCTTTCAATCAGGAAGTTCCGTGCTTATTCCATTCTTTGCATTTGCTTTAGGAATGGGAATCGACTTTTCCAGCATCATTGAAGGTGGACTAGGCGGCGTAATTTTAGGTTTATTAACTGTATTTGTATCTGGTACAGCAGGTTACTTTATCTTTAAGGCAATGAAGTGGAACCCAATTGCCGGAGCAGCGGAAGGTTCTACTGCTGGAAATGCAGTAGCTACTCCGACAGCAATTGCTTCTGCAAGTCCAGCTTTTGCAGCCAATGTTGAATTAGCAACTGTTCAAGTTGCTGCCGCAGTTGTTACAACAGCCATTCTGCTGCCATTTTACGTAGGTTTTCTGGTGAAACGGCTAGAGAAAAAGGGCATTAAGGTCCCTGACCATTATATAAAAGCAAATCAAAAATGA